A single Bosea sp. PAMC 26642 DNA region contains:
- a CDS encoding amino acid ABC transporter permease, with product MTETVRSWIQTNLFPSLRSGVVTILTLVLLALLIPPLLRWFYLDAVFHGANRNICGAGACWAFVNDRLELLIYGRYPAPERWRVKLAGFVLLVFVLLAAWPRNPWRVMSVLLLMSLCPLLAGTLLVGGVFGLPFVPTDQWGGLSLNVLLTFATVAIALPLGVVLALGRRSGLPAIRWLCTGFIELLRGVPLLAVLFMAMVMLPMFLPEGTSFDRLLRAIVGLSLFVAAYLAETVRAGLQGIDKGQYEASAALGLSYWGTHRLIVLPQAFRLTVPGIVNTVIDLFKDTTLVSIIGLFDLLGIIGQAIKDPSWLGLAREGYVFAASVFFVCCFAMSLYSRAIERRIGRVRH from the coding sequence ATGACCGAGACCGTGCGCAGCTGGATCCAGACAAACCTGTTTCCGTCCCTGCGATCGGGCGTCGTCACCATCCTGACGCTGGTGCTGCTTGCCCTCCTGATCCCGCCACTGCTGCGCTGGTTCTATCTCGACGCCGTCTTTCATGGCGCCAACCGCAACATTTGCGGAGCGGGCGCCTGCTGGGCCTTCGTCAACGACCGGCTGGAGCTGCTGATCTACGGGCGCTACCCCGCACCGGAGCGCTGGCGGGTCAAGCTCGCAGGCTTTGTCCTGCTGGTTTTCGTCCTGCTCGCAGCGTGGCCGCGCAATCCATGGCGCGTGATGTCCGTGCTGCTGCTCATGTCGCTTTGCCCACTGCTGGCCGGCACGCTGCTGGTCGGCGGCGTGTTCGGACTGCCCTTCGTGCCGACGGACCAGTGGGGTGGGCTGTCGCTCAACGTACTCCTGACCTTCGCCACGGTCGCTATCGCGTTGCCACTGGGGGTCGTGCTCGCGCTCGGACGCCGCTCGGGCCTGCCGGCAATCCGATGGCTGTGCACCGGTTTCATCGAGTTGCTGCGTGGCGTGCCTTTGCTGGCCGTTCTGTTCATGGCGATGGTCATGCTGCCGATGTTCCTGCCCGAAGGCACTAGCTTCGACCGGCTGCTGCGCGCGATCGTCGGCCTGTCCCTGTTTGTCGCCGCCTATCTGGCCGAGACCGTCCGCGCGGGGCTGCAGGGGATCGACAAGGGCCAATACGAGGCTTCGGCCGCGCTGGGCCTGAGCTATTGGGGCACCCATCGGCTGATCGTACTGCCGCAGGCCTTTCGGCTGACGGTGCCTGGCATCGTCAATACGGTGATCGATCTGTTCAAGGATACCACACTGGTCTCGATCATCGGCCTGTTCGACCTGCTCGGCATCATCGGACAGGCGATCAAGGACCCGAGCTGGCTCGGCCTGGCCCGCGAAGGCTATGTCTTCGCAGCGAGCGTCTTCTTCGTCTGCTGCTTCGCCATGTCGCTCTACAGCCGCGCCATCGAGCGCCGGATCGGCCGGGTGAGGCACTGA
- a CDS encoding amino acid ABC transporter permease: MKSSHALLWQGVGIGAVLIVLIWFGHNAASHLARRNMELDFGFLWRPAGFAMPFQITAFKPTDSYFMALVAAFANTLLVSCLGVATATILGLGLGVMRLSSSWLMRTASGCVVELIRNTPQLLQIVFCYIGVLQFLPQARQSLSLAGVVHFNIRGLFVPSPIAGDATAALTWGLAASLIVVPLLRRWLPVEKTYSTWLWLLPPVLAGALIASLSGWSLPTLKGFNFVGGMVMPPELVALWAGLSLYSAAFIAEIVRASVEGVAKGQREAAYSLGLRSWPTLRLVVLPQALRVMIPQMTNQYLNLIKSSSLGAAIAYPEIVQIFAGTVLNQSGRAIEVMVIVMLVFLAINLLASAGLARLNAKVALKER, translated from the coding sequence ATGAAGTCATCCCACGCCCTGCTCTGGCAGGGCGTGGGGATCGGGGCCGTCCTGATCGTCCTGATCTGGTTCGGACATAACGCCGCGAGCCATCTGGCGCGCCGGAACATGGAGCTCGATTTCGGCTTCCTGTGGCGCCCCGCGGGCTTTGCGATGCCCTTCCAGATCACCGCCTTCAAGCCGACCGACAGCTATTTCATGGCGCTTGTCGCGGCCTTCGCGAACACCCTGCTGGTGTCGTGCCTCGGTGTTGCGACGGCGACGATCCTGGGGTTGGGCCTGGGCGTGATGCGGCTCTCGTCGAGCTGGCTGATGCGAACCGCATCGGGCTGCGTCGTCGAGCTCATCCGCAACACACCGCAGCTCCTGCAGATCGTGTTCTGCTATATCGGCGTGCTCCAGTTCCTGCCGCAGGCACGCCAGAGCCTGTCGCTGGCGGGCGTGGTTCATTTCAACATCCGCGGCCTCTTCGTCCCCTCCCCGATTGCTGGCGACGCGACGGCAGCGCTGACATGGGGGCTGGCCGCCAGCCTGATCGTCGTTCCGCTACTGCGCCGGTGGCTGCCGGTGGAAAAGACGTACAGCACCTGGCTTTGGCTGCTGCCGCCCGTCCTTGCCGGCGCCCTCATTGCCAGCCTCTCAGGCTGGAGCCTGCCGACGCTGAAGGGCTTCAACTTCGTCGGCGGCATGGTGATGCCGCCGGAGCTTGTAGCGCTCTGGGCCGGGCTTTCGCTCTATTCGGCAGCGTTCATCGCGGAAATCGTCAGGGCCTCGGTGGAGGGTGTCGCCAAGGGACAACGCGAGGCGGCCTACAGCCTGGGGCTTCGGTCATGGCCGACGCTGCGGCTCGTCGTGCTGCCGCAGGCGCTCCGGGTGATGATCCCGCAGATGACCAATCAGTATCTCAACCTGATCAAGAGCTCCTCGCTCGGCGCGGCGATCGCCTATCCCGAGATCGTGCAGATCTTCGCCGGGACCGTGCTCAACCAGTCCGGACGGGCGATCGAGGTCATGGTGATCGTGATGCTGGTCTTCCTCGCCATCAACCTGCTGGCCTCAGCGGGGCTCGCGCGGCTCAACGCCAAGGTCGCACTGAAAGAACGTTGA
- a CDS encoding amino acid ABC transporter substrate-binding protein, protein MTRPDRTLLGRMLSALGAALLSTAATAQTLPAPGATVEAIKKRGELVCGVDSGIPGFAYQDSSGTWKGFDIAYCQALAAAVLGDAKKVKYVGTTAKVRFTVLQSGEIDVLIRDSTLTFSRDIGLGLSEVAVNFYAGQGFMVRKSLGVKTAAELQGATICMITGATLELNIADFARSKGTTINSLLFDKTEEAFAAAEAGRCDGYSDDTGSLAAAKSTMKVPDDWIIMPEVISKEPLGLHTRDGDYRWSDIVFWVDTALKTAEEFGVTKENLDSKKTSTDPFVRRLLGLEGDFGKQLGLDNDAFARAIKAVGNYAQIYDEHFGPKTLGLPRGQNNLYTQGGLHYPLPFR, encoded by the coding sequence GTGACCAGACCGGACCGAACCCTCCTGGGAAGGATGCTCTCCGCGTTGGGCGCCGCGCTGCTGAGCACGGCCGCCACCGCCCAGACCCTGCCCGCTCCCGGCGCCACCGTCGAGGCGATCAAGAAGCGCGGCGAACTGGTCTGCGGCGTCGACAGCGGCATACCGGGCTTCGCCTACCAGGATTCCTCCGGCACCTGGAAAGGCTTCGACATCGCCTATTGCCAGGCGCTGGCCGCGGCCGTCCTGGGCGACGCAAAGAAGGTCAAATATGTCGGCACGACCGCCAAGGTCCGCTTCACCGTGCTGCAATCGGGCGAGATCGATGTGCTGATCCGCGACTCGACCCTGACGTTCTCGCGCGATATCGGCCTCGGCCTGTCCGAGGTCGCGGTCAATTTCTATGCTGGCCAGGGCTTCATGGTCCGCAAGAGCCTCGGCGTGAAGACCGCAGCCGAACTGCAGGGCGCCACCATCTGCATGATCACGGGTGCCACGCTCGAGCTCAACATCGCCGACTTCGCCCGCTCGAAGGGCACGACGATCAATTCGCTTCTGTTCGACAAGACCGAGGAGGCGTTCGCCGCCGCCGAAGCCGGCCGCTGCGACGGCTATTCCGACGACACCGGCTCGCTCGCCGCGGCCAAGTCGACCATGAAGGTCCCCGACGACTGGATCATCATGCCGGAGGTCATCTCCAAGGAGCCGCTCGGCCTCCACACGCGCGACGGTGACTACCGCTGGTCCGACATCGTCTTCTGGGTCGATACGGCTTTGAAGACGGCCGAGGAGTTCGGCGTCACCAAGGAAAATCTCGACAGCAAGAAAACCTCGACCGATCCGTTCGTGCGCCGCCTGCTTGGCCTCGAAGGCGATTTCGGCAAGCAGCTCGGCCTGGACAACGATGCCTTCGCCCGCGCGATCAAGGCCGTCGGCAACTACGCCCAGATCTACGATGAACACTTCGGGCCGAAGACCCTCGGCCTGCCGCGTGGACAGAACAACCTCTACACCCAGGGCGGCCTGCACTACCCACTGCCGTTCCGGTGA
- a CDS encoding aminotransferase class IV, which yields MNVDVSHAATTDSVLWPAGAAFIDGAYMPIAEAKIPVTDWGFRRSDVTYDVVSVWDGAFFRLDDHLKRFRASMEAMRLVPQESDEDTRSILHKLVAKAGLREAYVAMDCLRGRPLPGLQYHPKNTRPYLSAYAIPYVWLMTQEIIERGAHMIVASTPRIPEASVNARAKNFHWADMTAALFEADDKGADNPILLDAAGNVTEGPGYNVFCITDGVVSTPDRNVLGGITRLSVMELCAELGLACEVRNVPVDEMRNADEILISSTAGGPIGVSRLDGRILNNDRPGPISQTLRETYWAKRKSGWHAESVNYEAA from the coding sequence ATGAATGTCGATGTCAGCCATGCGGCAACGACCGACAGCGTCCTGTGGCCGGCGGGAGCGGCTTTCATCGACGGCGCCTACATGCCGATCGCCGAGGCAAAGATCCCGGTCACGGACTGGGGCTTCCGGCGATCCGACGTAACCTACGACGTCGTCAGCGTCTGGGACGGCGCCTTCTTCCGGCTCGACGATCACCTCAAGCGCTTTCGCGCCTCGATGGAGGCCATGCGGCTCGTCCCCCAGGAGAGCGACGAGGACACCAGATCGATCCTGCACAAGCTCGTCGCGAAAGCGGGGCTGCGGGAGGCCTATGTCGCCATGGATTGTCTGCGGGGCCGCCCTTTGCCGGGGCTGCAGTATCACCCCAAGAATACGCGTCCTTATCTGAGCGCCTACGCCATTCCCTATGTCTGGCTGATGACGCAGGAGATCATCGAGCGAGGCGCCCATATGATCGTCGCCTCGACGCCGCGCATCCCGGAGGCCTCCGTCAACGCCCGTGCCAAGAATTTCCACTGGGCCGACATGACCGCGGCGCTGTTCGAGGCCGACGACAAGGGTGCCGACAACCCGATCCTGCTCGACGCGGCCGGCAATGTCACCGAAGGCCCGGGTTACAACGTTTTCTGCATCACCGACGGCGTCGTCTCGACGCCCGATCGCAATGTGCTGGGCGGCATCACGCGGCTCTCCGTCATGGAGCTCTGCGCCGAGCTCGGCCTCGCCTGCGAGGTCCGTAACGTGCCCGTGGACGAGATGCGCAACGCCGACGAGATCCTGATCTCCTCGACGGCCGGCGGACCGATCGGGGTCAGCCGCCTCGACGGACGAATTCTCAACAACGACCGTCCCGGCCCCATCAGCCAGACGCTACGCGAAACCTACTGGGCCAAGCGCAAATCCGGCTGGCATGCCGAGTCGGTGAACTACGAAGCCGCCTGA
- a CDS encoding aminotransferase class III-fold pyridoxal phosphate-dependent enzyme, translated as MNIAARLSNHSSDMLLLPFSNLRQLREARPLVFTSGKGIFTFDEDGKDYIEAVSTFYCVGLGFSDEELIEAAIAQLRALPMYPSGIHRTVPVVMELAERLSQSAPIPNAHVMFATTGSEANDQLVKFTWYANRVAGQPQRRKIISRRGSYHGGTVLTSALGGGAAVQEAFGVPTHDVLHVAHPTWPRGALPGESEDEYTDRLVAELKETIEAAGPETVAAFIAEPLSVSSGMFAPPRGYFPKIKALLDGYGIRLYADEVVTGFGRTGTMWGCESFDLVPDCMSTAKTLSGAYQPIAAVLMSDEFYRLLEIGSDTAGIFNHGSTYAAHPVAAAVALKVLDIFEQRDILGHIRSVMPAWAKGLAALEDHPLVTATRCFGLAGGVQVALPGTEGGSQAAASLVPGGIATQIYDAALAAGVVVRPLQGCLVLAPPLIITEAEIDELFRRLRIGLDAVLADLPPN; from the coding sequence ATGAACATCGCCGCGCGCCTTTCCAACCACTCGTCCGACATGCTGCTGTTGCCGTTCTCGAACCTGAGACAGCTGCGCGAGGCGAGACCTCTCGTCTTCACCAGCGGCAAGGGCATCTTCACCTTCGACGAAGACGGCAAGGACTACATCGAGGCGGTCTCGACGTTCTATTGCGTCGGTCTCGGCTTCAGCGACGAAGAGCTGATCGAAGCCGCGATCGCTCAGCTTCGAGCGCTGCCGATGTATCCCTCCGGCATTCACAGAACCGTCCCGGTCGTCATGGAACTCGCCGAGCGCCTGTCGCAGAGCGCGCCGATCCCCAACGCCCATGTAATGTTCGCTACCACGGGCTCGGAGGCGAACGACCAACTCGTCAAGTTCACCTGGTACGCCAACCGCGTGGCTGGTCAGCCGCAGCGGCGCAAGATCATCTCGCGGCGGGGGAGCTATCACGGCGGCACCGTGCTCACCAGCGCGCTCGGCGGTGGCGCCGCCGTTCAGGAGGCGTTCGGCGTTCCAACACACGATGTGCTGCATGTCGCGCACCCGACCTGGCCGCGCGGCGCCCTGCCCGGCGAGAGCGAGGACGAATACACCGACCGGCTCGTGGCAGAACTGAAGGAGACCATTGAGGCCGCGGGGCCGGAAACGGTTGCAGCCTTCATCGCCGAACCTCTCTCGGTGTCCTCGGGCATGTTCGCGCCGCCGCGCGGCTACTTCCCGAAGATCAAGGCGCTGCTCGACGGCTATGGCATCCGCCTCTACGCCGACGAGGTCGTGACGGGTTTCGGCCGGACCGGCACGATGTGGGGTTGTGAAAGCTTCGATCTCGTGCCCGACTGCATGAGCACCGCGAAGACGCTGTCGGGCGCCTATCAGCCGATCGCCGCCGTGCTGATGTCGGACGAGTTCTATCGCCTGCTCGAAATCGGGTCGGATACAGCCGGGATCTTCAACCACGGCTCGACCTATGCCGCCCATCCGGTCGCCGCCGCCGTGGCGTTGAAGGTGCTGGACATCTTCGAGCAACGCGACATCCTCGGTCATATCCGATCCGTGATGCCGGCCTGGGCCAAGGGGCTTGCTGCGCTGGAGGACCACCCCCTCGTCACAGCCACGCGCTGTTTCGGTCTCGCCGGCGGCGTGCAGGTTGCCTTGCCGGGAACCGAAGGTGGCAGCCAGGCCGCCGCCTCGCTGGTCCCGGGCGGGATCGCGACGCAGATCTACGACGCCGCTCTCGCGGCCGGCGTCGTCGTGCGCCCGCTGCAGGGCTGTCTGGTGCTCGCACCGCCCCTGATCATCACCGAGGCTGAGATCGACGAACTGTTCAGGCGCTTGCGGATCGGGCTCGATGCCGTGCTCGCCGACCTGCCGCCGAATTGA
- a CDS encoding GntR family transcriptional regulator, protein MTIRDSGKSSSTLAVQVYDALGQRLLAGEMYPGAKVSLRSLATTFGTSMQPVRDAVSSLVAEEALEITPARVIQVPLLDRSVCDDIWLLRSLVEGEAAALFAQRATEEDFVSLQSLTAAVQQAYRGGSVSKHMLAFHEWSFFIAERCGSAMLAALIRRLRVRNAPIIALALAADAPDDPGFMEFSTHIMHELALAARTRDPGRVRELRSVDVLTYQRYLYARLGWTLE, encoded by the coding sequence ATGACCATCCGAGACAGCGGGAAAAGCTCCAGCACGCTCGCCGTTCAGGTCTACGACGCGCTGGGGCAGAGGTTGCTCGCCGGCGAGATGTATCCAGGCGCGAAAGTGTCGCTGCGCTCGCTGGCGACAACCTTCGGCACCAGTATGCAGCCCGTGCGCGACGCCGTCTCGTCCCTTGTGGCCGAGGAGGCGCTGGAGATCACGCCGGCGCGTGTCATTCAGGTTCCGTTGCTGGACCGGAGCGTCTGCGACGACATCTGGCTTCTACGGTCGCTCGTCGAAGGCGAGGCAGCAGCACTGTTTGCCCAGCGCGCGACCGAGGAGGACTTCGTCAGCCTCCAGAGTCTGACGGCGGCGGTTCAACAGGCCTACCGCGGAGGCAGCGTCAGCAAGCACATGCTCGCCTTCCATGAGTGGTCGTTCTTCATCGCCGAGCGCTGCGGGTCGGCGATGCTCGCAGCACTGATCCGGCGGCTGCGCGTGCGCAATGCCCCGATCATCGCGCTGGCACTCGCCGCCGACGCGCCGGATGATCCCGGCTTCATGGAGTTCTCCACCCACATCATGCACGAACTGGCCCTGGCCGCGAGAACCCGCGATCCAGGACGCGTGCGGGAACTGCGCAGCGTCGATGTCCTGACCTATCAGCGCTATCTCTATGCCCGGCTAGGTTGGACCCTGGAATGA
- a CDS encoding aspartate aminotransferase family protein produces the protein MTAERPHALLHFTESSRRIAEHARYIAGGVNSNFRFGMASGPLVFERGDGAHLIDADGNRLIDYYCGMGATLLGHTPASVIAAVKDEVERGILFAGQVPIECEAAQLICERVPSAERLRFTSSGSEAVHAAIRLARAATGRRIVIKFEGHYHGWLDSILWSTAPGLNAAGPDNSPIPVAGSKGQDLATAEGLAVLGWNDLAALEARLAQGDVAAVLMEPVMCNQGAIAPLPGYLEGALAACRKHGAVLIFDEVVTGFRLSSGGAQKLYSVTPDLTILAKAIASGFPVAAVAGRADLLDQLADGVLHGGTFNAQPVAMAALVATQRALTPELYERSFARGQRLQDGIRTIMGQAGIRAQVVGAPLIFHVSFGLDAPARNYRDIARADKAAYVRFAFAMLKRGVRILERGAWFVSSEHDDGVIDATLDAVMGAAGEV, from the coding sequence ATGACAGCCGAGCGCCCCCATGCCTTGCTTCACTTCACGGAATCGTCCCGGCGGATCGCCGAGCACGCGCGCTACATTGCCGGCGGCGTCAACAGCAATTTCCGCTTCGGCATGGCGTCCGGGCCGCTGGTCTTCGAGCGGGGGGACGGGGCGCATCTCATCGACGCCGATGGCAACCGGCTGATCGATTATTATTGCGGCATGGGCGCAACCCTGCTCGGGCACACCCCGGCTTCGGTGATCGCGGCGGTCAAGGACGAGGTCGAGCGCGGTATCCTGTTCGCGGGCCAGGTACCGATCGAATGCGAAGCCGCGCAACTGATCTGCGAACGTGTGCCATCGGCGGAGCGTCTGCGCTTCACCTCCTCGGGCTCGGAGGCCGTTCATGCCGCGATCCGCCTGGCGCGAGCCGCCACCGGCCGGCGCATCGTCATCAAGTTCGAGGGGCATTATCATGGCTGGCTCGACAGCATTCTGTGGTCGACGGCTCCGGGCCTCAACGCGGCCGGTCCCGACAATTCTCCAATCCCGGTCGCCGGCAGCAAGGGCCAGGATCTGGCCACGGCGGAGGGACTCGCAGTACTGGGCTGGAACGATCTGGCCGCACTGGAGGCGCGTCTTGCGCAGGGCGATGTCGCAGCCGTCCTGATGGAACCGGTGATGTGCAACCAGGGCGCGATCGCGCCTCTGCCGGGCTATCTCGAAGGGGCTCTCGCGGCCTGCCGCAAGCACGGGGCCGTCCTGATCTTCGACGAGGTCGTAACGGGCTTCCGTCTGAGCAGCGGTGGCGCGCAGAAGCTCTATAGCGTGACGCCCGACCTGACGATCCTAGCGAAAGCCATTGCCAGCGGCTTCCCGGTCGCGGCGGTCGCTGGACGGGCGGATTTGCTTGATCAACTGGCGGACGGGGTGCTGCACGGCGGCACCTTCAACGCCCAGCCCGTCGCCATGGCGGCTCTCGTGGCGACCCAAAGGGCCCTGACACCCGAGCTGTACGAGCGCAGCTTCGCCCGCGGCCAGCGCCTGCAGGACGGCATTCGTACGATCATGGGCCAGGCGGGCATCAGGGCGCAGGTGGTCGGCGCTCCGCTGATCTTTCACGTCTCGTTCGGGCTGGACGCACCTGCGCGGAACTATCGCGACATCGCGCGGGCCGATAAGGCGGCCTATGTCCGCTTCGCCTTCGCTATGCTCAAGCGCGGGGTGCGCATTCTGGAGCGAGGGGCCTGGTTCGTATCGTCCGAACACGACGATGGTGTGATCGACGCGACGCTCGATGCAGTGATGGGGGCGGCCGGCGAGGTCTAG
- a CDS encoding class I tRNA ligase family protein, translating to MVRYADRLHRRYSGWADARQGRDWSRWWWTAEDVDYAQFLGKDNVPFHVVSFPCTLIGSGEPWKTVDVIKGVNWLTYEGGKFSTSQRRGVFLDQALALLPADYWRWWLASNAPEANDTDFTFERFAADVNHDLADTFGNLVNRILKFVESRYGGIVPIVGEPSAREFALAAQIDIDLRSLRGHHAGRSFRKAAEEVRQLWRLGNGYFAGEAPWSTFTDDPERTAVVARTGASLVAIAAQAAWPFIPAAAERVLEALGHGRGRPPWPTSASITRADLLPEWRVGPLLPLFEKLSPDWVEAQTARYAG from the coding sequence CTGGTTCGATACGCCGATCGCCTACATCGCCGCTACTCAGGATGGGCGGATGCGCGACAGGGTCGCGACTGGAGCCGCTGGTGGTGGACGGCGGAGGATGTCGACTACGCCCAGTTCCTCGGCAAGGACAACGTCCCTTTCCACGTGGTCAGCTTTCCCTGCACCCTTATAGGCTCCGGCGAGCCGTGGAAGACCGTCGACGTGATCAAGGGGGTGAACTGGCTGACCTATGAAGGCGGAAAGTTCTCGACAAGCCAGCGGCGCGGCGTTTTCCTCGACCAGGCCCTTGCGCTACTGCCGGCCGACTACTGGCGCTGGTGGCTGGCGTCGAATGCACCCGAAGCCAACGATACCGATTTCACGTTCGAGCGCTTCGCGGCGGACGTAAACCATGATCTGGCAGACACTTTTGGCAATCTGGTGAATCGGATCCTCAAGTTCGTGGAGAGCCGCTATGGCGGCATCGTGCCGATCGTAGGCGAGCCTTCGGCTCGCGAGTTCGCGTTGGCGGCGCAGATCGACATCGATCTGCGGTCTCTTCGTGGCCACCATGCCGGCCGTTCATTCCGAAAAGCGGCCGAGGAGGTGCGCCAGCTCTGGCGGCTCGGCAACGGCTATTTCGCCGGCGAGGCGCCGTGGTCGACCTTCACTGACGATCCGGAGCGCACCGCGGTCGTCGCCAGGACCGGCGCAAGCTTGGTTGCGATTGCGGCGCAGGCGGCTTGGCCGTTCATTCCTGCAGCCGCCGAACGGGTGCTTGAAGCGCTGGGGCACGGGCGTGGCAGGCCGCCTTGGCCCACATCGGCGTCCATCACGCGGGCGGATCTTCTGCCAGAGTGGAGGGTAGGGCCGCTGCTGCCGCTTTTTGAGAAGCTCTCACCGGATTGGGTTGAAGCCCAGACGGCTCGTTATGCCGGTTGA
- a CDS encoding antitoxin yields MSARTNSSTAKLFMHGRSQAVRLPKEFRFEGTEVHVSRVGNKVVLEPIRKPAFDAGAWRAQLDALGARDFLTEGLPEDPHVGADDTVDFG; encoded by the coding sequence ATGAGCGCCCGGACGAACTCATCGACCGCCAAGCTCTTCATGCATGGCCGCAGCCAGGCGGTCCGTCTGCCGAAGGAATTCCGCTTCGAGGGAACGGAGGTCCATGTCAGCAGGGTCGGAAACAAGGTCGTCCTTGAGCCCATCAGGAAGCCTGCCTTCGACGCCGGCGCCTGGAGGGCGCAGCTCGATGCGCTGGGCGCCCGCGATTTCCTGACGGAGGGGCTGCCGGAAGATCCGCATGTTGGAGCCGACGACACAGTCGATTTCGGCTGA
- a CDS encoding type II toxin-antitoxin system VapC family toxin, with protein MLEPTTQSISADRPMFCLDTNVVVHALNGRVPAVDARLQQELAVGTRLLISSVVVFELRYGIAKSVRREASGRVLDTFLSEGFEMVPFDADDAAEAGDIRATLEAAGTPIGAYDTLIAAQARRRGAVLVTGNRREFERVPGLMVTDWAS; from the coding sequence ATGTTGGAGCCGACGACACAGTCGATTTCGGCTGATCGCCCGATGTTCTGCCTCGATACCAACGTCGTCGTTCATGCCCTGAACGGGCGGGTTCCCGCGGTCGATGCCAGGCTTCAACAGGAGCTCGCCGTCGGAACCCGGCTTCTCATCTCGTCGGTGGTCGTTTTCGAGCTGAGATATGGGATAGCCAAGAGCGTGAGGCGTGAGGCCTCAGGCCGCGTACTCGATACGTTTCTCTCCGAAGGATTCGAGATGGTGCCGTTCGATGCCGACGATGCAGCGGAAGCCGGCGATATTCGGGCCACCCTCGAAGCGGCCGGAACGCCGATCGGCGCCTACGATACTCTGATTGCGGCGCAGGCCCGGCGGCGCGGTGCGGTTCTGGTCACCGGCAATCGGCGCGAGTTCGAGCGCGTGCCTGGCCTGATGGTGACGGACTGGGCCTCTTGA
- a CDS encoding flavin reductase family protein has translation MSVVTPLHKPVRLVQDDVASFRQALRHLAGGVSVITTGHGPDRTGLTATSISSLSAEPPTIMFGLNLSSSSYPVLTRTRSFGVNFLNATQKQVADRFAGRHGEKGAARYADAEWTSGVTGAPLLTGALAALDCEVEEIIERHSHAIIIGRVREVRLGHDDAALVYWRGDYDRLGWMAEEASTALGLRAY, from the coding sequence ATGTCGGTTGTCACGCCCCTGCACAAGCCTGTTCGCCTGGTCCAGGACGATGTCGCGAGCTTCCGCCAGGCCTTGAGGCATCTCGCCGGCGGGGTCAGCGTCATCACGACCGGCCACGGCCCGGACCGCACCGGTCTGACCGCGACTTCGATCTCGTCGCTTTCGGCCGAGCCGCCGACGATCATGTTCGGACTGAACCTGTCGTCGTCGAGCTATCCCGTGCTGACGCGGACCCGCAGCTTCGGCGTCAACTTCCTTAATGCGACGCAAAAGCAGGTCGCCGACCGCTTCGCCGGGCGTCATGGTGAGAAGGGTGCGGCGCGCTACGCCGACGCCGAGTGGACGAGCGGCGTCACCGGCGCGCCGCTGCTGACTGGGGCACTGGCGGCGCTGGACTGCGAGGTCGAAGAGATCATCGAGCGGCATTCCCACGCCATCATCATCGGCCGCGTCCGCGAGGTCAGGCTCGGGCACGACGACGCCGCACTCGTCTACTGGCGCGGCGATTATGACCGGCTCGGCTGGATGGCCGAGGAAGCAAGCACGGCCTTGGGACTAAGGGCCTACTAG
- a CDS encoding ATP-binding cassette domain-containing protein gives MTTATLAPSALSFDALFEDKAARSRAALGQEIAIRGLTKRFGDLEVLRGIDLDIPAGQFLAIVGRSGCGKSTLLRILAGLDAASDGTLRFGQGSSATETPRIMFQEPRLLPWARVLSNVEVGLGADRKLPEAEERAFQTLRAVGLEAKAEQWPAVLSGGQRQRVALARALVSRPRVLALDEPLGALDALTRIEMQSLLERVWQTQGFTAILVTHDVSEALTLADRVVMIDDGRITLDITVNLPRPRRRGSVDLALLEERILKDLIREDTNPPDYTI, from the coding sequence ATGACGACAGCGACGCTGGCGCCGAGCGCGCTTTCCTTCGACGCCCTGTTCGAGGACAAGGCGGCAAGATCCAGAGCCGCGCTCGGCCAGGAGATCGCCATTCGCGGCCTGACAAAGCGCTTCGGCGATCTCGAGGTCCTGCGCGGCATCGATCTCGACATCCCCGCCGGCCAGTTCCTCGCCATCGTTGGGCGCAGCGGCTGCGGCAAGAGCACCCTGCTGCGTATTCTTGCCGGCCTCGACGCGGCCAGCGACGGCACGCTACGTTTCGGCCAGGGCTCTAGCGCGACGGAGACGCCGCGCATCATGTTCCAAGAGCCGCGCCTGCTGCCCTGGGCGCGCGTGCTCTCCAATGTCGAGGTCGGTCTCGGGGCCGACCGCAAGCTGCCTGAGGCCGAGGAGCGCGCCTTTCAGACGCTGCGGGCCGTGGGGCTCGAAGCCAAGGCGGAGCAATGGCCGGCCGTGTTGTCTGGCGGCCAGCGCCAGCGCGTGGCGCTAGCCCGCGCGCTGGTCAGCCGGCCGCGTGTGCTGGCGCTCGACGAGCCCCTGGGCGCCCTCGACGCGCTGACCCGCATCGAGATGCAGAGCCTGCTGGAGCGCGTCTGGCAGACGCAAGGCTTCACCGCGATCCTCGTGACCCATGACGTTTCGGAGGCGCTGACGCTCGCCGACCGCGTCGTGATGATCGACGATGGCCGGATCACGCTCGACATCACCGTCAACCTTCCCCGCCCGCGCCGGCGCGGCTCGGTCGATCTCGCTTTGCTCGAAGAGCGCATCCTCAAGGACCTGATCCGCGAGGACACCAACCCGCCCGACTACACGATCTGA